The genome window TTGTGTTCTAGAGCCAACAAACCTAAAGGCAACCGACGGTCAACCGTCTGAGGTTGATAATATTTCCACCAAAACACGCTTAAACATAAAAGTTACAGATTATAAAGCCTGTGAAATATTTAAACGTCTGAAAGATACAGATGAGGCTGAATTATATGACTGGGTAGAACAACATTACCATGGGTTTACGTCTCCTAAAAATCTTGATTTATCTATAAAGAAGAGGAAGCTAGATTTTTCCACCACCGAGTTTATAGCAAAATGTCGTAATGCTAACATTGGTCCCATGAAATCCCACAAACTCCAGGTTGTCATAAAAGATGGTAATCATAACGTACAGGGCACGGTTATTGACTATAAAAATTGTGGAAGAGATATCCGAGATTTCATCGGCGAAAGAGACCCCAAATGTTAGTTGACAAAATGAACGCAAGATGCTCTCACTAGCACGCATGTTGTCAATTACACTTATTGCCACCTTTTCCATGTCAAAACTAACCAGATAAAAGTGATGATTTTCCAGTATTGGGAAAACAATTATCGTATAACCTGTCAGCTTCAAAAATGAAGCATCCTTATTCAGCACCATCAGCAACGCACTGCTGAACTTCTCCAACCGACCCTTGTCATTGTACTTCGTGTTACATAAGACGTTGTCGTTCTACACATTTAAATTAACAAACAATCAATACCTGAAATTTTTTTCCAAAAGTAATTAAAAAAGATTTACAAATATAAGTAAACAAATAACTTACAAAACAAACCGTGTGGCAGAAAAGACGGCGACGTTCGCCAATTTTTTTGTAAACCTCTTTGCTTTTCCCCTTGGTCGGCTTTCTACCGTTAACTTCTTCGTAATTTAGGAATGTCGCAAAGCAGTTGATAACTGCGTCTCCCATCCACATGCTGGGTTTGAAATCTTTTAATTGAAAGTACATAAGCCCGATGCCAGACTCCGTTAGGAACACGCACGTGTGTCCTGAACAATACCATACATGTAGATTTTCTGTTGTCACAAAAATCCTAAATCAACACGTTTCCCATTCGGCTTGTGCacaaaaatcctaaataaaattctATTGAAACCCCAAATCTAATTTAAATCATCTTTCATGCGTTCAGATCTCAAATAAGCAGTTTGTCTTTGGACTTAACCAAAAACCATATCATCAAATATAAGCACTTGACATGTATAAGATAACACCTATTGTACAGCAAACTCAATCATTATAATATATATCTTTACATCTTATTTACACCAAACCAGTCAACTAATAGGCACCAAGACAAGAACCACAAAAAttgcaaataataataatatcctAGATAAGAGTTATACATGGCAAATCATTAAAATCAGTTTATAAAAAGAAAAATCATATCATAACCACATATGTGCAACAACCTAAACTAACAATTTGTCATGGAAACAGTATTGAGCACCCTTTCATCAAATATAAGCATTAGTCATTAAGCAGCAAACATTATCATTGGTATACAACAAAACTCAACATTCAATTACCCATTTCGAGTGTATGGctgtttatacatgaacacatgAATCCACTCATCCTTTTTCAATTAACAAGTTGTATACTTTTACCTGTAGAAATTAAAACATAGAACACAACAAACATATATGTGCAATTCCGCTAAACAACTAACAGCTACAAATATATCAAAGATCCCGAAAACTATCGACACAAAACACACTTTCATTTTGTAATTTGAGACCACAGAGGATTCAAGTTACTAGACAGAAGATTTGTACTAACCGATGATCTGTAAACGAGTGGGTGTAGGCTGCCGAAATACCGTCGCCCTGTTCACCCATCGTTGCCGCCGTCGCTGCCGTGAAACCCATCGGAGTTCTGCCGGAAGGTCGTGAGTTGTCGGAGACTTTAAATCCGTCGCCGGAGCTTCACTAGAACTCTCACCACCTCGGCACCGTTCTTCCGCCACTGCTGCACCGGACTCGAACCACCGTCACCATTGACACTCCGTCTTCAGcatcgtcgtcatcatcatcattaccGTCACCGGTGTAACGCCGTCGCCGGCGTGCACCGCCACCACCGTCGATGCTCCATCTCTCTGTCGTCCTCTCTCTTTCATCAATTCTCTCTCTATGATTCTTCAGTCAGATGTTTCAGCCGTCGGAATGTTTATGAACTAAGGAGGGGCTTTGAGTGTGTGTGAGGTAGACATAGAAGGAAGTAGGATGTTTGGGGTTGCTTGTGCGGTCAGAAAAGAAGCCGGAATCATCGCTGATGGCCGAAATCCGGTGGCCGGAGTTTTTGAGGGGGAAGGGGCAGGGGGTGTTGTGCAGCTAGGGTGGGGGATTTTAGGGTTTTAAGAAAACGGTTAAGGGTTTATTTAAAGGGTAGGGTTTTAGAGGCTTAAGTAAGTTGGGTTGGGCCTGTCCCAAGTACGTGAACTCGTTAAGTATTTATGTGTCTCGCTCAAATGGACTGGCCCGATTATATTAACACTAAAATATAACGGTAAATAAATacgtatgtatatgtatgtgttacGTTATTTTATATTTTGGTTTGGGTTATCGGTTAAACGGTACGTTTCTCTCGACGAAGggtatttatttaataaatgataataacaataataataataaatacagATATTATTAAAATACCCTTTCTCGACGATGAGAGCACGGGTCGTCACATAGATCATCAATATCATCAGTATACTCAGTTGACTCTCCTGACTCAACTACTTCATTATAGTCACtatcatcactgtcatcaccaTGTTCTATGTTTATAACAATTGAAACCTTATCAGTTGACCTAGCAGACTTTTTGGATTGGGCTTTTTGTTCATTGGGCTGGGCAGCTGAATTTGTGGGCCTGGAACTGGAGTGGGCTTCATCTGCCATTATTGGACCTTGTTGGATAAGTACTTCCATAAATGGTTCGGTCCACTTAAAAAccttgttaggaaactttatttgtaagtattgaagaaaatcagatTCAGCTTGATCTATGAAGAAGATAAAAGTCCTGAAGATCAAAACAACATGAAGAAGATCGGATAGGACAACTGAAAAAAACAatatctacttcaaagaatcataAGTTGATCAAGAACTGAAGAAGATTATCAGAGAAGGcttttctgatggatctgatgatatttctaatgaaatatcatcagtttctggcAATTCTggtcatcagattttctgatgatttgttcaccagaatttctgatgaagtggttatcagaaattctgataaaaccccacttgtctaaaaatcagtTCTATCCTACTACAATAACCGAAGcaacttgacattattggatatcatgatgaTAAAGGAAActtgattattttattcaatgaatatgtcaagaagctactttttgcaggacatatacatgaataaacaaatgtttattcatgtatccaagccgtctataaatagaaggctcatcAAGCAGAGGACATTGAGTTAAGCTTAGCATTCAATACATACTACAAACTCCATTGTCCTTTCACCTCAAAATTCACAAGTATTCATTTGtaatagataataatcttacaatcaccttgtaaaccattttgtttcaaagtgatataaacttgaaaattctgtaggtcttgtttcttgaaagtctgatttctatTTCCGCACACTATTTTCACATttgttgaaatcacttgccatattacgtgaaaagaagtttttaagtccaaactgggtccaacaattggtatcagagcagattgaataaatcattttcaaacgatcaatcgctcatcTTCTTTTCTCTAAACGTGACAAACTTTCAAAcatggaataatgcttttaacattggttcaatgtctaaacctccgactctggtcagagaggaatacccacAATGGAAATTCAGGATGGTCAACTTCCTTAATGgacatgaccgagctctgtttcaatccactGAAAGGGGTCCACATGTACCAATGACTACAATAATAGCTATTCCAGCAACTGATCAATCACCAGGAATCCCTACCTCCCAGGCTCCCAAAAGTGAAACACTTTGGAGCCAGGAAGACAAGGATCTGGTGGCTGCAGATGAAAGGGCAAAGTCACTTTTAATAATGGCTCTCCCTAATGACATATTCTCTCAAGTTGATGCatgtgcatcagccaaggaaatatgggatcagttagaaaatctttgtgaaggaggagaaaggatgaaaagaaacaaaagaacaaaCAATGTTTCCTCGTATGAGAGATTCAAAAGCTTACTAAATGAAAAACTATATGAAACATATCATAGATTTACAAAACTTTTGAatgagctaaagaaatttgggataacaaaatcaaatgatgaaagaaataTAAAATTTATGGATGCCttacctagagaatggagaaaTCTAACCATGACTTTGTCCTCCACCTTAGAACTAGGTaatatgagtcttcatgacttatatagcATTCTGGTCCCCAGAGaagaagaaatatttgaagaatctattcaaagagggggatctttagctttAATCTTAAACTCACAAAGAACACctaccaatgatccacaaccttcAAACAGTCAAAATCTTGAAATTTctgatacatcatcagattttcagcttttgctgaagcAATTACACTGCTCACTAAAACCtttgagcagaggttgaggggaggagggCAAAGATACCAGAAAAGTGACAGAGGGAGGATGGATGGAAGATCTAGGGAAGAAGGAAGATCTAAGGATAAGGGAAAGACTGAAGTTGTGTGTTACAAATGTAAACAAATGGGTCACTATGCATCAGAGTGCAAAGCCAAGAAACTAAATGATGTTGCATATTATGAGAAGAAGCTGGAAGAAGCAAAGAAGCAACAACAAGTCAGTTTGATTGCAGGGACAGATACATGGCTGTCTAatgattcttctgatgaagaagaagaagatgtgGCTAATTTCTGCCttatggcactttctgatgaacTACCAGAAACTTCAGAACAAAAGGTAAATTTAGATAATCTTGACCTTGAACATAAGTTAAACAAACTAATGTCagattttctaaatctgcaagATAAACAGAAATCAGatagtaaaaaatctgatgagttgcaaagGACCATGAATAAAGTTATAtttgaaaaccaattactgatAGAATAAAGTTTAAATCACAGAGCTAAAATTGAATTttatgaaaaggaaagaaaagatctttacaagaaaattcATGATAaggaaattaatgtaagaggttttcaacaaGCTAAGAAATTCATTAACTTTATTGAATCCgcaccaaagaacaaaggagagggtttAGGGTATGTAAAAACAAGTGAAATTAAACCCACCATCTTTGTGAAAACAATACatcagatttctgataaatttacatcagaatctgattctgaatcATGCAAATCAACCAGTTCTGAGAACTCTTTTGAAGTTTCAAAACCCAACTTAAAAGCAAAAAGGAGTGAATCCAAACAAATATCTTTAAATattccagaagcagttcactcaaaGTTTCAAAATTATCCACTCTTTCCATCACAAGAAAAGAAATGAGAAAATTCTGATAAAGaatcttgtatgtgtgttgacatactgaagcttgttcaacaccatctccaaatgAAAAGTGAAAAATTTGTTCATGGCTCAGCATGTAACAGATGATCTGATGAAAGACCATCAAAAGAAAACAATCTGATTAAAATCTCATCAGAAAAAGTACCTAAGCAAGTCTAGGTACCAAAAACCCTCTAATTTTTCCATTTCaagaccatcatgtgcagcagaccTGGTACTGCGATTCTGGAAGCTCTAAGCATATGACTGGGGACAGGAGCTTACTCAGTAACTTTGTTTCAAAACTGGGTAAAATGGTTAATTTTGGGAATGGAGTAAAAGGGAGGATTTTAGGATATGGATGCATAAagtatggatgtttgaccataGAAAAAGTAGCCTATGTAGAAGGCTTAAAATACAATCTGCTGAGTTATGGTCAATTCTGTGATAAAGGTTTTTCAGGTAACCTTTTTACCAGAGAAATGCTTGTTGATTGGTATGGATGATAATAAAATTTATTTAAGTGGAAAAAGGATAAGACAATCAATCTAGTATTTtgatttcaaagaagaaaatgaacatccaaaattatgtttattttcaaaaattaacaagggtagtagttggttgtggcataaGAGGTTAGCCCACTTAAACTTTAAAAATTTAAGCAAATTAGCAAGCAAAGGCCTGGTAAAAGGATTACCTTTCATATCCTCAAAGAAGGATAAAATTTGTGAAGCTTGTGAAATGGGAAAATCCAAAAGAAGTTCACACAAAGCAATTTCTGAATcttcaataacacaaaatttggaacttttacatATGGATCTTTGTGGACCCATAAGTACAGAAAGCTTTTCTGGAAAGAAATACATACTTATAATTGtagatgatttttccagataCACATGGGTAGAGTTTTtaagaaagaaaagtgaaactccggatctgatcattaattttatCAGAAGAATTGAAAATATGTTAGAATTAACAGTCAGAAGGATCAGATCAAACAATGGAACagaatttaaaaattcaaaaattgagagcTTCCTTGTaaacaaaggaatctctcatgactTTTCTGCTCCAAGATCACCCCAACAGAATGGGGCGGTAGAAAGAAGAAATAGAACCTTAGTGGAAGCAGCTAGAACAATGCTTGCTCATGCTAAACTGCCCACTCATTTTTGGGCAGAGGCAATAGCAAATGCTTGTTTTACCCAAAACAGGTCCATAATCAACAAAAGGCACAATAAAACACCCTACAACATTATAAATGAAAgaattccaagtgtaaaatttttgcatacatttggttgtagatgttttgttttcaatgattttgaaaaccttgagaaatttgacagaaaagctgaaaagggtatttttcttggttattctttgtcctcaaaagcttatagaatttttattctaaatacaaggacaatcagagaaagtttatatgtATCTTTTGATAACTCATCAGAAACAGAAGTTTCTGATGAATATATGAAGGAAATAAATTTTTTTGATAAACAAGAAAAATATGAACATCTTTTTGAAATGATAACATAAGACTTCTTAGAACATGATAAATCTCTTACAAACAAATCAATAGATAATTCATGTACTAACCCTGCAGAACAAATGGAAAATGTATCAGAAACCTTGAATCAGAACAATGAAAATATTTCTGACAATCAAAATTCTGATACATTCCATACAACTGAGGCAACTGTTCGgggggaaacttcaaatccatctGAACCAACAACTTTTCACAACAAGAGATGGATAAAAAGACATGTTCATTATAACATCATTGGAAATCCAGAAGATGGTGTAAGAACAAGATCTGCAACAGCACATAAGTGTGCATTTGCTGGGTTCTTAAGTAAGATCGAACCCAAATCTGTCAAAGAAGCTCTTAATGACTCAGACTGGATtcaagcaatgcaagaagagcttGATCAGTTTGAAAAGAGTAAGGTATGGGACCTGGTGCCTAAGCCAAATGACAAATCagtcataggctcaaaatgggtatttaGAAACAAATcagatgaaaatggcataatAACCAGGAATAAGGCAAGGTTAGTGGCCAAAGGTTAttgtcaacaagaaggtattgactatgatgaaacctttgcacCAGTGGCCAGATTACAAGCAGTGAGAATCTTTCTTGCTTATGATGCATCCAAAGACTTCGAAGTATATCAAATGGATGTGAAATCTGCATTCCTTAACGGTAAGATTGAGGAAGAAGTTTATATGCATcaacctgaaggctttgttgatccaaaatttcaaaaccatgtttacaaattaaacaaagctttgtatggtttgaagcaagctcctagagcctggtatgaaacagtTTCAAACTTCTTACTTAATTCTGGCTTCACAAAAGGTATTATTGATACAACACTTTTTCTTAAAACACACAAAGGTCACACTTTGTTAGTCCAAATATATGTTaatgacattatatttggatcaacaaatgaaaagttctgtaaaaagtttcaaaagttaaagaccagccattttgaaatgagcatgatgagagagttaacctttttcttaggtTTACAAGTaaaacaaagaattgatggaatatttttaAGTCAATCTAAGTATGTGAAAACAATTCTGCACAAATACTCACTTGAAAATTGCTCaatttcaaaaactcccatggcaacagggaacaaactggattctgataaagatggaacATGTGTAGATATTAGAACAtgtgtagatattaaaacctataggggATGATAGGATCATTGTTATACTTAACTGTAAGcagaccagatattatgtttgctacatgctttctggccagatatCATTGCAATCCTAAAGAATCACACCTAAAAGCAGTAAAAAGGGTTTTTAAGTATCTAAAAGGCACatcagaacttggtctctggtatcctAAGGATACAAATCTTAAACTAATTGCATATacagatgcagattatgcaggATGCAAGATTGACAGAAAGAGCACATCTGGTGCATGTCAAATCTTGGGAGAAAAGTTGGTATGTTGGGCaagtaagaaacaaaactgtgtTGCAACATCAATAGCTGAATCAGAACATGTAGCAGCAGCAAGTTGCTATTCACAAGTACTGTGGAAGCAAACTCAACTGAAGgattatggagtaaatctgacaaagATACCCATTCtatgtgattcaaagagtgcaattgcaattacagaaaatccagttcatcactctAGAACCAAGCACATAGATGTCAGGTATCACTTCATAAAGGATCATGTTGAAAAAGG of Helianthus annuus cultivar XRQ/B chromosome 1, HanXRQr2.0-SUNRISE, whole genome shotgun sequence contains these proteins:
- the LOC110944601 gene encoding uncharacterized protein LOC110944601; this encodes MYFQLKDFKPSMWMGDAVINCFATFLNYEEVNGRKPTKGKSKEVYKKIGERRRLFCHTVCFNDNVLCNTKYNDKGRLEKFSSALLMVLNKDASFLKLTGYTIIVFPILENHHFYLVSFDMEKVAISVIDNMRASESILRSFCQLTFGVSFADEISDISSTIFIVNNRALYVMITIFYDNLEFVGFHGTNVSITTFCYKLGGGKI